The Euphorbia lathyris chromosome 3, ddEupLath1.1, whole genome shotgun sequence genome contains a region encoding:
- the LOC136224166 gene encoding uncharacterized protein isoform X1, translating into MYQHRRPTFLLPPIHIRFPPSFKWTSTFMSATTIKTGESNPIQSRSYPNSLTVQDILTPKIRKGNLSEFILIIEVKADWNFIVLSKLADISMKEHYHKLLKEILGIISDAMEEVIMELQNFLTGKGDMAL; encoded by the exons ATGTACCAGCATCGCCGCCCCACTTTCCTATTACCGCCTATCCACATCCGGTTTCCACCGTCATTCAAATGGACATCTACCTTTATGTCTGCGACAACCATT AAAACTGGGGAATCAAATCCAATTCAATCAAGGAGTTATCCCAACTCATTAACAGTTCAAGACATCCTTACTCCAAAGATTAGAAAGG GTAATTTGAGCGAATTCATCCTTATCATAGAGGTAAAAGCTGATTGGAACTTTATTGTCTTGAGTAAACTTGCAGACATCTCAATGAAGGAACATTATCATAAGCTTTTAAAAGAGATCTTGGGGATCATCTCTGATGCAATGGAGGAAGTCATCATGGAGCTTCAAAACTT TTTGACGGGAAAAGGCGACATGGCCCTTTAG
- the LOC136224166 gene encoding uncharacterized protein isoform X3 produces the protein MYQHRRPTFLLPPIHIRFPPSFKWTSTFMSATTIKTGESNPIQSRSYPNSLTVQDILTPKIRKDISMKEHYHKLLKEILGIISDAMEEVIMELQNFLTGKGDMAL, from the exons ATGTACCAGCATCGCCGCCCCACTTTCCTATTACCGCCTATCCACATCCGGTTTCCACCGTCATTCAAATGGACATCTACCTTTATGTCTGCGACAACCATT AAAACTGGGGAATCAAATCCAATTCAATCAAGGAGTTATCCCAACTCATTAACAGTTCAAGACATCCTTACTCCAAAGATTAGAAAGG ACATCTCAATGAAGGAACATTATCATAAGCTTTTAAAAGAGATCTTGGGGATCATCTCTGATGCAATGGAGGAAGTCATCATGGAGCTTCAAAACTT TTTGACGGGAAAAGGCGACATGGCCCTTTAG
- the LOC136224166 gene encoding uncharacterized protein isoform X2 has translation MEVFISHYMKTGESNPIQSRSYPNSLTVQDILTPKIRKGNLSEFILIIEVKADWNFIVLSKLADISMKEHYHKLLKEILGIISDAMEEVIMELQNFLTGKGDMAL, from the exons ATGGAAGTATTTATCTCACATTACATG AAAACTGGGGAATCAAATCCAATTCAATCAAGGAGTTATCCCAACTCATTAACAGTTCAAGACATCCTTACTCCAAAGATTAGAAAGG GTAATTTGAGCGAATTCATCCTTATCATAGAGGTAAAAGCTGATTGGAACTTTATTGTCTTGAGTAAACTTGCAGACATCTCAATGAAGGAACATTATCATAAGCTTTTAAAAGAGATCTTGGGGATCATCTCTGATGCAATGGAGGAAGTCATCATGGAGCTTCAAAACTT TTTGACGGGAAAAGGCGACATGGCCCTTTAG
- the LOC136224166 gene encoding uncharacterized protein isoform X4 translates to MTRMRWKIVVISVASLKCARKQTSLGGESAQAAAKAEKWLPPIPGGYLEPEGVERTWRIQQESIAPEVDILSSKNQHDVILPGCLLSY, encoded by the exons atgacCAGAATGAGATGGAAAATTGTGGTTATTTCTGTTGCAAGTCTCAAATGTGCGAGAAAACAAACATCTCTG GGTGGTGAATCTGCACAAGCTGCTGCCAAGGCTGAGAAG TGGCTTCCGCCAATTCCTGGAGGCTATCTCGAGCCTGAAGGTGTTGAAAGGACATGGAGGATTCAACAAGAATCAATTGCTCCGGAAGTTGATATCTTAAGCTCAAAGAATCAACATGATGTAATCTTACCAGGTTGTCTGTTATCTTATTAG